In the Salarias fasciatus chromosome 13, fSalaFa1.1, whole genome shotgun sequence genome, one interval contains:
- the mymx gene encoding uncharacterized protein mymx isoform X1, which produces MSESIVRKVQPFTIGTRLSAPAVPKCQEFTQSYLPAETLDNCVLQHNLNSLYLSRPQGCAHGPCLVAPTVKQVAPVKQRQEHMAAEDHLNQNVASPSSTVSRSIKKITISGSRDRMENMVVVGAARLSVAGSTSENNNNNNNISNTSETHRPRIVGVSCENKPNSQFKVLLRKDSGDDMQPAQGRTWMQVNGEKSVQQISVAKLQKKEPQRTESHPHTQSEASAAVPPQSDCFTQRNSLFSKEVLQAEAWIKGKLQDLKDGCNVQCCPLQDWEEASQTLQRDLKDFENTLIQLNQMGEQLICKLNPTSELVRKQLGQLRDQWQTLKLAASQTRPLGGAKSLQEFNRKVDQLEAWIKEKQEEEQSLVNVLRENVDKMQLTRRILDLKQDEQLHRNLHEEINNLALKLEKQGKTDGKNISSRRKHINKMWLKVQSHLKNYHENLHVALEVSSFYQQADNILFAINNMKKSICASRELDSFGDREMRDIASQIVMLDVSVSQMSNLHPALAASVAQKQSEVKDCWTLLQKVYRSDKTTLSLAGSAFTREDADLLTAAREPHCNVGTDTYGIMGKEVKEERNRLKGCVSIVDCENGRRTQSQDQQSASPTSAPPGDGPACANGAIVRHKFKGESRKPRPEPRLATAPQGHPQLHVQLQKFTVSADKTLSWLKDNVSMATQVCSIASFEGLEAARKCQQTLEKEILTNRARIEVVKREGYGLVRAQHPGSSRIQEFLGQLEVLWEELRRRHQRNAAFLLASEELGFRAVKVLQALGSLEAWLESVELSMKESALAGDPETMSVAERESRLLEREVAARSPELSGLRQEVDRLHAHNHPHTRGLPARMEEVERKYYRIQSALTQQSSELQDTRMLTEFLERVELEESQELSRNRYSLSQAPHDDAAATLLGFQRSGHGGGGNGGEPLIEAMGDPVEELREAVEMLNDTVRERGRSQNHDQAIQALLSKHARLAVRVEECLSCSKELKLDILEKETDMAIQCEPDRCGLEALEDKQDHLEIEYEVIKEDIKEMEEQTSQMSELCPERVRVLRTKVQTTLQAWDELGKSITENKWCLKEFVHLQDFFRSYLAMISWTEDTRSCIFSDTALHLSRDGQRPLAAELDTQIEQKFKEFDELATTGKNLLDKEHHLTQMVRERMEELRSMLGWILVHWRAQKQQWLKKMCRQEASQDNIYSEATMCNPLPESSSPQQDALQSQQSQAVSSCKDTTKTARDSRLSPLQPRRVEQYEEKQAEDGYEVMNSIGPPGESPKANVVVLKENNSPPLGSTVNLILSFGNAGDSQVQVLDLPAEAEEAAEEASEPVHRVSTYLHVKDNNLAAAPVYESITLPRQKTRSAASASPTLSPSSSLPPASVPAPQMSNVTFHPSTGSGSGSIFSSLKRMGKKRKRERDARRHTIQKIMGVEEQREGMPHYACEAVTYDTHTWPLKEGRRKKSAAKNGGIAEAAAYVKNPLLKDIDTECSGEYSITPYAVSAGPNTSGPVRSHCRFLSLGSVLSFDLPKDMTLIPSIQDIITIAPPESKTGAAPHPDPHSQRHTVLSSFRQTRPTPTVTHSSAETSLPEITASTTAAKDVPDVNNGFQLPPSPEEDEDQTVPCDDLSRTGFALHEDEEVEWDKMVSEIEISPNEKDGTYHSSELPIYVNHPPTSCRGGHKHKCPSVNTLIRDLNGHHYHKCAGPQTAHEDGPGSKLNQACHMRVNLKSTVSVSVRQDSVDSGISTSSSIKLCADAPCADDLRPKGVVGRLVSLEVGSIDCGAIRDDIGPPSDTSPSSTEAKTESVHPDHQQFEEEEEELEDIWNHTTKYRQSVCSDIMYQPRQEDFTASNHAKEPLGSSPSASTQAVLYRNLVTASAPNLLVAEFKLPSHIQCLLGYDKGRSPKENLPPLSKRDRRSWAAFTNGESTGKTSVVVNETASDPVKLPDVGDNQRYIYQYREDEEEEETNVGEEEEEEEEEDEHTGGLKDESMSLLSVHIGLDGSSQQNKASIHPQDTENPEQQMATGGRCFILPFQSGKPELQSMEGTLERKHKLQLGGKKAASRGWNCYHAVLYRNTLCFYQDRKDILRSSACGLPLNLTGAECSPAPEYTKKPNCFRLRLRDGSEYLLNASSRFMMKKWMMKIQASTGQSEPAGVPADRDLTISVCDNPAGRHTPSGRDGTSTFPRNKPRGIAHAKEIVVLTREFTHMSQSRLDEPSAACSSDADTCALDRDEGSLKETVTHRLSGGFRGNTSPSPVSCGQDWLSSKRRSHSFTSATYQKIKPVLHTLGGKVPERGSNYCVTLVVGDKAAESPVMSRSSELPLLTLAGWQQDRNQEAALRSYTSLPRPRNKSVFKKFFGKKDF; this is translated from the exons GTTTTACTGAGAAAAGACAGCGGTGACGACATGCAGCCCGCTCAGGGACGGACCTGGATGCAAGTGAATGGAGAGAAGTCAGTCCAGCAG ATTTCAGTGGCCAAGCTGCAGAAGAAGGAGCCTCAGAGGACGGAGagtcatccacacacacagagcgaagCATCTGCAGCTGTTCCACCCCAGAGCGACTGCTTCACTCAGCGAAACTCGCTCTTCAGCAAAGAAGTCCTTCAG gcagaggcaTGGATCAAAGGAAAGCTGCAGGATCTGAAGGATGGGTGCAACGttcagtgctgccccctgcaggactgggAGGAAGCTTCACAGACTCTACAGAGGGACCTCAAAGACTTTGAGAACACCTTAATTCAGCTCAACCAG ATGGGCGAGCAGTTAATCTGCAAGCTGAACCCCACGTCTGAGCTGGTGAGGAAGCAGCTCGGCCAGCTGAGGGACCAGTGGCAGACCCTGAAACTAGCCGCCAGCCAGACCAGGCCTCTGGGCGGAGCCAAGTCCCTGCAGGAGTTCAACAGAAAGGTGGACCAGCTGGAGGCGTGGATTAAAGAGAAG caggaagaggagcagtCTCTGGTGAATGTCCTGAGGGAAAATGTTGACAAAATGCAGCTGACCAGGAGAATTTTAGATCTTAAACAG GATGAACAGCTACACAGAAACCTCCACGAGGAGATCAACAACTTGGCCCTTAAACTGGAGAAACAAGGGAAGACAGATGGCAAAAACAtctccagcaggaggaaacacaTCAATAAAAT gtggctGAAGGTCCAGTCTCATCTGAAAAACTACCATGAAAATCTTCACGTGGCGCTGGAAGTGTCCTCGTTTTACCAGCAGGCCGACAATATCCTCTTTGCTATTAACAACATG aagaaaagcaTATGTGCATCCAGAGAGCTGGACAGCTTTGGAGACAGAGAGATGCGAGACATCGCCAGTCAGATCGTG atGCTCGATGTTAGCGTATCCCAGATGTCTAATCTCCATCCCGCCCTGGCTGCCAGCGTTGCGCAGAAGCAGAGTGAGGTGAAGGACTGCTGGACGCTTCTTCAGAAGGTCTACAG GAGTGACAAGACCACACTCTCTCTCGCCGGCTCCGCTTTCACCAGGGAAGACGCTGACCTCCTGACAGCGGCCCGGGAACCCCACTGCAACGTGGGAACGGACACGTATGGGATCATGGgaaaggaggtgaaggaggagcggAATCGTCTGAAGGGCTGCGTG AGCATCGTCGACTGTGAGAACGGCAGGCGAACCCAGAGCCAAGATCAGCAATCGGCAAGCCCCACCTCCGCACCACCGGGAGACGGCCCAGCCTGCGCGAACGGTGCCATCGTCAGACATAAGTTTAAAGGGGAAAG CAGGAAGCCCAGACCAGAGCCCAGGCTTGCCACCGCTCCTCAAGGCCACCCACAGCTTCATGTTCAGCTCCAGAAGTTCACCGTGTCTGCTGACAAG ACTTTGTCCTGGCTCAAAGACAACGTCTCCATGGCGACGCAGGTGTGTTCAATAGCCAGCTTCGAGGGGCTGGAGGCGGCCAGGAAGTGTCAACAGACTCTGGAAAAAGAAATCCTCACCAACAGAGCCAGGATAGAGGTGGTCAAAAGG GAGGGCTACGGGCTGGTCCGAGCTCAGCACCCAGGAAGCTCCAGGATCCAAGAGTTCCTCGGCCAGCTGGAAGTCCTGTGGGAAGAGCTGAGGCGGAGGCACCAGAGAAATGCAGCCTTTCTGCTGGCCTCAGAGGAGCTTGGTTTTAGG gctGTGAAGGTGCTCCAGGCGCTTGGCAGCCTGGAGGCCTGGCTGGAGTCGGTGGAGCTCTCCATGAAAGAATCGGCGTTAGCCGGGGACCCTGAAACCATGAGCGTGGCCGAGAGGGAGAGCCGTCTGCTGGAGAGGGAGGTGGCGGCACGCAGCCCGGAGCTCAGCGGCCTGAGGCAGGAGGTGGACCGCCTTCACGCTCACAACCATCCGCACACACGAGGACTGCCAGCGCgcatggaggaggtggagagaaa gtACTATCGCATTCAGAGTGCTCTGACCCAGCAGAGCTCCGAGCTCCAGGACACGCGCATGCTGACTGAGTTCCTGGagcgggtggagctggaggagagccaGGAGCTCAGTCGGAATCGCTACAGCCTCAGTCAG GCTCCTCACGATGACGCCGCTGCTACTCTGTTGGGTTTCCAAAGAAGTGGCCATGGCGGCGGCGGGAATGGCGGTGAGCCCCTGATCGAGGCCATGGGTGACCcggtggaggagctgcgagAGGCTGTCGAGATGCTGAATGACACAGTGAGGGAACGAGGCCGGTCGCAGAACCACGACCAGGCCATCCAGGCCCTGCTCAGCAAA CATGCCCGCCTTGCGGTGCGTGTGGAGGAGTGCCTGAGCTGCAGCAAGGAGCTGAAGCTGGACATCCTGGAGAAGGAGACGGACATGGCCATCCAGTGCGAGCCGGACCGCTGTGGcctggaggctctggaggaCAAGCAGGACCACCTGGAG ATTGAGTATGAAGTCATCAAGGAGGACATAaaggagatggaggagcagaCGTCGCAGATGAGTGAATTGTGTCCGGAGAGAGTGCGCGTTCTCCGGACAAAAGTCCAGACGACGCTCCAGGCCTGGGACGAGCTGGGAAAGAGTATAACAGAGAACAAATGGTGCCTGAAAGAGTTTGTGCACCTCCAGGACTTCTTCAGGAGCTACCTTGCCATGAT CTCATGGACAGAAGACACCAGGTCGTGCATTTTCTCAGACACAGCCTTGCACCTCTCGAGAGACGGACAGAGGCCACTGGCCGCAGAGCTGGACACGCAGATCGAGCAGAAGTTTAAGGAGTTTGACGAGCTGGCGACAACAGGAAAAAATCTTTTAGACAAAGAACACCACCTCACACAGATG GTCAGAGAGCgcatggaggagctgaggagcatGCTCGGCTGGATCTTGGTGCACTGGAGGGCTCAGAAACAGCAGTGGCTTAAAAAGATGTGCAGACAGGAGGCCTCACAAGATAACATTTACTCTGAGGCAACAATGTGTAACCCATTACCGGAG agctcaTCTCCCCAGCAAGACGCCCTCCAGTCTCAACAGAGCCAAGCTGTCAGCTCCTGCAaagacacaacaaaaacagcaagagACAGCCGGCTCTCGCCCCTGCAGCCCAGGCGTGTTGAGCAGTACGAGGAGAAGCAGGCGGAGGATGGCTATGAGGTCATGAACAGCATCGGACCGCCGGGCGAGTCTCCAAAGGCCAACGTCGTGGTGCTCAAGGAGAACAACAGCCCGCCTCTGGGAAGCACAGTCAACCTCATCCTCAGCTTCGGTAACGCAGGGGACAGTCAGGTTCAGGTGCTCGACCTGCCTGCTGAGGCcgaggaggcagcagaggaggcgTCTGAGCCTGTCCACAGG GTGAGTACGTACTTGCATGTCAAGGATAACAACCTGGCTGCGGCCCCCGTGTATGAGAGCATTACCCTGCCTCGCCAAAAGACTCGCTCTGCTGCCTCGGCCTCCCCCACCCTCTCGCCATCCTCCTCCCTGCCACCCGCCTCCGTGCCGGCGCCGCAGATGAGCAACGTGACCTTCCACCCTTCAACGGGAAGTGGCAGCGGCTCCATCTTCAGCAGCCTCAAGAGGAtggggaagaagaggaaaagggAGAGGGATGCTCGGCGTCACACGATCCAGAAAATCATGGGAGTGGAGGAGCAAAGAGAAGGGATGCCTCATTACGCCTGCGAGGCAGTCACATATGACACACATACGTGGCCTCTGAAGGAGGGCCGCAGGAAGAAGAGTGCAGCGAAAAATGGGGGCATAGCGGAAGCAGCGGCCTATGTGAAGAACCCCCTACTGAAAGACATCGATACAGAGTGTTCAGGAGAATACAGCATCACTCCGTACGCCGTATCAGCAGGGCCGAACACGTCGGGTCCGGTGAGGAGTCACTGCAGATTCCTGTCGTTAGGCTCTGTGCTGAGCTTTGATCTGCCAAAGGACATGACTCTCATACCCAGCATCCAGGACATCATTACGATAGCGCCTCCAGAGTCCAAAACCGGGGCAGCGCCCCATCCCGACCCCCACTCCCAGAGACACACAGTCCTGAGCTCTTTCAGACAGACCCGGCCGACTCCCACCGTCACACACAGTTCTGCTGAAACCAGCTTGCCTGAAATAACAGCATCCACAACGGCAGCTAAAGATGTGCCTGATGTAAACAACGGTTTCCAGCTTCCTCCATCCCCAGAAGAGGACGAGGATCAGACTGTTCCCTGTGATGACTTATCCAGAACCGGGTTCGCTCTGCACGAAGATGAAGAGGTTGAGTGGGACAAAATGGTGTCAGAGATTGAAATCAGCCCAAATGAAAAAGATGGGACGTACCATTCCTCAGAGCTGCCTATTTATGTAAACCACCCCCCGACTTCCTGCAGAGGAGGACACAAGCACAAGTGTCCCAGCGTGAATACGCTCATTCGAGACCTCAATGGACACCATTACCATAAATGTGCAGGACCCCAAACTGCACATGAAGACGGTCCTGGATCTAAGCTGAACCAAGCCTGTCACATGAGAGTGAACCTGAAGTCCACAGTGAGCGTGAGTGTTCGGCAGGACTCTGTGGACTCCGGCATctccacatccagcagcatcAAGCTCTGCGCCGACGCTCCATGTGCAGACGATTTGCGGCCTAAGGGCGTTGTGGGAAGGCTTGTATCTCTTGAAGTGGGATCCATAGACTGCGGCGCAATAAGAGATGACATTGGACCACCCTCAGATACATCTCCGTCGTCAACAGAGGCGAAAACTGAGTCTGTTCACCCCGACCACCAAcagtttgaggaggaggaggaagaactggAGGATATTTGGAATCACACCACAAAATACAGGCAGAGCGTCTGCTCAGACATCATGTACCAGCCCAGACAGGAGGACTTTACAGCCTCCAACCACGCAAAGGAGCCTCTCGGCAGTTCACCTTCAGCTTCTACCCAGGCTGTGCTCTACAGGAACCTGGTCACCGCCTCAGCACCCAATCTTCTCGTGGCTGAGTTCAAACTGCCTTCTCACATTCAGTGCTTGCTGGGCTACGACAAAGGTCGAAGTCCCAAAGAAAACCTTCCTCCACTCAGCAAGCGGGACCGGAGGTCCTGGGCAGCTTTTACAAACGGGGAATCAACCGGCAAGACTTCAGTGGTGGTGAACGAGACCGCATCTGATCCAGTGAAGCTGCCGGATGTGGGGGACAATCAGAGATATATTTATCAGTacagggaggatgaggaggaagaggagacaaatgtgggggaggaggaggaggaggaggaggaggaagacgagcaCACAGGTGGCTTGAAG GATGAGTCCATGAGCCTGCTGTCAGTTCACATAGGTCTGGATGGGAGCAGCCAGCAGAACAAAGCCTCAATACACCCTCAAGACACAGAGAATCCAGAGCAGCAGATGGCCACAGGGGGGCGCTGTTTCATTCTG CCCTTTCAGAGTGGAAAGCCTGAGCTGCAGTCTATGGAGGGAACGCTGGAAAGGAAGCACAAGCTACAGCTGGGAGGAAAGAAA GCTGCCTCCAGAGGCTGGAACTGCTACCATGCTGTCCTGTATCGAAACACCTTGTGCTTCTACCAGGATAGAAAGGATATACTGAGG AGTTCTGCATGTGGCCTCCCGCTGAACCTCACCGGAGCCGAGTGTTCACCTGCCCCAGAGTACACCAAGAAACCCAACTGCTTTCGACTGCG GCTGCGCGATGGGTCTGAATATCTGCTCAACGCCTCTTCGCGCTTCATGATGAAGAAATGGATGATGAAGATCCAAGCAAGCACCG GTCAAAGTGAGCCTGCCGGTGTCCCTGCTGATCGAGATCTCACCATATCTGT ATGTGACAATCCAGCCGGTCGCCACACTCCCTCCGGACGTGACGGCACCAGCACGTTCCCCAGGAACAAACCACGGGGGATCGCCCACGCCAAAGAGATCGTCGTCCTCACCAGAGAGTTCACCCACATGTCACAGAGTCGCTTAGACGAACCGTCGGCCGCCTGTTCTTCAGACGCTGACACCTGTG ctctAGATAGAGATGAAGGCAGCTTAAAGGAGACAGTGACTCACAGGCTCTCTGGAGGATTCAGAGGTAACACCTCTCCCTCCCCTGTATCCTGCGGCCAGGACTGGCTCAGCAGCAAGCGCCGCTCCCACTCCTTTACATCAG CAACTTACCAGAAGATCAAGCCTGTGCTGCACACCCTGGGAGGGAAGGTGCCTGAAAGAGGCTCCAACTACTGTGTGACCCTGGTGGTGGGAGACAAGGCAGCAGAGAGCCCGGTGATGAGCAGGAGCTCCGAGCTGCCGCTGCTGACCTTAGCTGGGTGGCAGCAGGACAGGAATCAGGAGGCTGCCCTGAGAAGCTACACCAGCCTGCCGCGTCCACGAAACAAGTCTGTCTTCAAAAAGTTCTTTGGGAAAAAGGACTTCTGA